The Deinococcus carri genomic sequence GAGACCCGGCCCGGCCTGGCCCGGCTTGACCGTCCGAATGGAGTAGCTGCGGTCCGCTGTGCGCGTGTGCGTGCGGCTATACCCCACGAACGCCGCATCCGCGCTGTGCGCGTACTGGCCGCTCGCGTCCGCCTGCCAGACCTCGATCACGGCGTCCTCGACCGGTTGGCCGTCCCCGTCCAGCACCCGCCCGACCAGGGTGATGCGTTCGCCGGGAACGTCGCTGCCAGATTCGACCGTCCTGTCTCCCAGCAGCCCGGTCAGCCCCTGGAAGTCCACCAACCCCTGGTGGACATACGGCCCGACCGTCTGGCTGGGGGAGGGACCGAAAGTGCCTTCGGGAATGTTCGAAGCCTCGGGGGCGAGGCGCGGACGCGGTTCAGTGCTCATGGTCCGGCTCCTCGAAGGGGGTCTGTGCCCGGCCGCCCAGCACGATATCGAAGCGGAATCCCAGCGCCCAGTTCGGCTGCGTGAGGTCCAGGTCGAAGCGGCTGATCAGCCGCGCGCGGCCCTTCTCGTCGGGAATGCTCTGGTAGATGGGGTCGTACGCGAGCAGCGGATCGCCAGGGAAGTACATCTGCGAAACGAGCCGCTGGGTGAAGTTCGTGCCGAACACGCTGAAGTGGATGTGCGCGGGCCGCCAGGCGTTGGGGTGGTTGCCCCAGGGGTAGGCACCGGGGCGGATGGTGATCAGCTCGTATTCGCCATGCTCGTCGGTCAGCATGCGGGCGGTGCCCGTGAAGTTCGGGTCCAGGGGCGCGTCGTGCTGGTCGCGCTGGTGGATGTAGCGCCCGGCGGCATTCGCCTGCCAGGTTTCGATCAGGGCACCGCGAATGGGCCGCCCGGTGCTGTCCAGCAGCCGCCCCCGCACGATGACGCGCTCTCCCAGCGGTTCGCCGTTCAACCGCGCATTGCGGGTGGTGTCGTTGTCGCCGGGGCGGAGGCGGTCCGCGCCGAACACCGGGCCGTGCAGATTCTCCAGGGCGGCGGGCAGCGGGATCAGCAGTTCGTGCGGGGCACGTTTCACGCTGCTGGTGTACGGCGGGTACAGGTGCGGCGCGTGGACGCTCCCCGCCGCCTGGGGCCGGGGTGGAGACTGGGTCATGGGACGTTCCTTTCCGAGAGGACTCTCTTGGCAATCTGGAAGGCGCGGTTGGCGACGGGCACCCCGGCATAGACGGCCACGTGCAGGAACACTTCACGCAGGTCGTCCTCGGTCACGCCGGTGTTCCGCGTCGCGCGGACATGCATCTCCAGCTCGTGTTCGCGGGGCAGCGCGGTCAGCACGGCGAGGGTGAGCAGGTGCCGGGTGCGGGTGTCGAGATGGCCCCGTGACCAGGGGCCGCCCCAGGCGTACTCGGTGATGAAGGTCTGGAAGTCCCGGTCGAGACTGGTGGTGTCGGCACTGGCCCGGTCCACATGTGCGCCGCCCAGCACCTGGCGGCGGACGGCCATCCCCTGGTCGTAGCGCCGGGTGCCCGAGGTGGGGTGAAGGAATTCGCGGAGCAGCCGGGCCACTTCACCGGGCTGCTCCACCATCGGCAGGTGCGCGGCACCGCGAATCTGTTCGAACTCCGCGCCGAGCTGCTCGGCGAGGGCCTGGCAGGTGTCAGGGGGGGTGCTGAGGTCGTGCTCCCCGCACAGCACCAGGGTGGGGAGCCGCAGGGCCTGCATTCGCCCCCTCAGATCGGCGTCGCGGAGAGCGGCGCAACTGCCGAGGTACCCGGTCTGGGGGCTGCGGGCGAGGAGCGCCGTGTACCCGCGGGCGGCGGCGGGCTGCTCCTGAAAGAAGGCGGGCGCGAACCACCGTTGAACCAGGGTCGGTGCCAGCGCGGGGAGGCCCTCGGCCTTGATCTGCTCGATGCGCGCCTGCCAGCTTTCGAACGTCCCGATACGGGGCAGGGTATCCAGCAGCACGAGCCGCGCCACCCGGGCCGGGTGGGCGAGGGCGAAGGCCTGGGCGACCACCCCCCCGAGCGAGCAGCCGACCAGAGAAACCTGCTCCAGTCCGAGGGCGTCGAGCAGGTCCAGCAGGTCCGTGACGTGGTCGTCCAGGCAGTACTCGCCCTCCGGGACATCCGAGAGGCCCTGGCCGCGCAGGTCGTACTGCACGCTGCGGAAGGCATGGCCCAGCTTGCGGACGGTGTCGTCCCAGACGTTCAGGTTGCTGCCGATGGGGTTGAGGAAGACCAGGGGTGGCGCGGCTTCGGGGCCGGAGGCGTGCACGTGCAGAACGAGGGAACCGGTGTCGAGAAACGTCAAAGGGCAACTCCTTGGGGCAGAGGGCGACACGGCTGAAAAAGCGAGTTCAGCTTCCTGGGTTCTGCCCCGCAGGACAAGGGCGTTGTTCTGCTATTCGGAATACCTGCCTGGCTGAGGTGTCGCTGGCGGAGCGTCGTAGCTGACCCAGGCGCTGCTCAGAGCCGCAGAAGCCTCCACTTCCCACTGGAGGGTGGTTCGGTCACGCGCGAATGCACCCGAGCGACGGTCACGCTCCGGGCAGGGCGGCCAAGGGGCCGAGGTCCTGGCTGTCGAAGGCGATATGTCCCAGCAGCACCCGGAACCCCAGCCGGTACCGCCTGGTCTGCCTGCGGTGCAGCAGGGCGTGCGCGTCGTGCTCAAACTGGGGGTGCGTGCAACCTCGCTCAACCCCACCAGCCGCTCGAAGGAACGCTCCCGCGTCATCAGCCTGTCTAGCCGCACCCGCCCTGAACTGACCCACCCTCGCCTCTCCTGCCCCACAGGTCTTCAGCAGGAACAGGGTGAACAGTTTCTTGGCGCAGAATTCGCGTCTCTGGCGGCCATGAGGTTGCAGGAGAGGAGCTGGGGCAGGGGCCGGAACTCAACCCTGCCCCCCCCGGCTGTACCCGTTCCCACAAGCAGTTTCGCCGCAGCCCCTGCCAAGCTGTTCGTAACTGACGAACATCCTACTGGTGAATCCAAGTCAGATCTCTACACTGCCCTTCAAAGACACACCAGGAAAGACATTCCCACACTTGGCGCTCGTTTCCGGAGTGACCAGAAAGGCAGGATTATGAAAAAAAAGGCTCTTGCTGTTGTAACGGTAGTCCTGGGCGTAAGCGGCACCTGGACTGCCTTCGCCCAGGGAAGCAACACCATCAAAATTGGTGTGCTGATGCCAGCCTCCGGCGTCTACGCTCAGCTGGGTGAAGAAGGTTATAAAGGCTTCACCCTCTATCTGGACTCCATCGGCAATCAGGTGGCCGGGAAGAAATTGCAGCTGATTCGTGAGGACGAGGAGGCCGATCCCGCAGTTGCTCTGCGCAAGGCAAACAAACTCATCAGCAGTGACAAGGTAGATATCCTGGCGGGAGTGGTCCTGACGCCAAGTGCTTACGCCCTGACGGACGTGGTCGAGGAAGCCAAGGTTCCCCTCATCGTATTCAACGCCGCCGGTAATGCTTTGACCCGCGAGCGGAAGAACCCCTACGTCTTCCGTGTGTCCGGAAACGCCTGGCAGTACAACAATCCCTTTGGCAAATACGTCGCCACCAAGGTCAGCAAGAACACGTTCCTGGTAGCTGCGGATTACGCCTTCGGGAAAGAGTCTCTTGCGGACTTCAAGCAGTCGTACACGAAAGCCGGAGGGAAAATTGCCGGGGAAGTGTACACGCCATTGGGCAGCACCGACTTCAGTCCGTACCTGGCCCGCATCGCCGCGGCCAGGCCACAGGCAGTCTATGCCGTCCTGTCCGGCAGTGACGCTGTGCTGTTCATGAAGCAGTTCGCGCAGTTCGGCCTGCAAAAGAGCGTGAAGCTCGCCGTTTTCGGTGACATGACCGATGAGAAGTTCATCGATGCGGTCGGGGACAGTGCTGTCGGTGCCATCAGCGCTCTTCCCTGGGCGCAGGATCTGCCGAACGCGCAGAACCAGGCATTCACCACCGCGTACAAGAACAAGTACAAAGGGGATTTACCCGGCGTGTTTGCGCAGCGGGGCTGGGACACCGCCCGCGTGATCGTGGAAGCCCTCAAGAAGACCAAAGGGAACGTCAGTAATACCGAAGAGCTGCTCGCCGCCATGCGGAGCGTGACCTTCCCGTCCCCACGCGGCGTTTTCCGTTTCGACCCGAGCACGCAGAACGTCATCAACCCCATGTACGTCCGCGAGGTCGTGAAGACGCCCCAGGGGTTGATCAACAGGTTCGTGACCAACCTGGGCACCTTCAAGGACCCCGGCAAGTAAGTCGGGTGGTGGGCGGGGCTGCATCCACGTTCGGTGGCAACTGCGGCTCCGCCCACATCTATCAGGCAGGAGGAAAAAAGGGAGATGCAACTCGTTCTGTTTCAACTGGTGAACAGCCTGGCGTTCGGCATGTTGCTGTTTCTGCTGTCGGCGGGCTTTTCCCTGATTTTTGGTGTGGCACGAGTCGCCAACCTCGCGCACGGTGCCTTCTACGTTCTGAGTGCCTACATCGGCTACACCGTCTCGCAGGCCAGCGGCAACTTCTGGCTGGGGGTCCTGGTCGCCACCGCTGCGGGAGCGGTCCTGGGCGTTATCGCTGACCGCCTTCTTCTTTCCCGCCTGCATGGTCAGGAACTGCGGCAGGTGCTTCTCACGCTCGGCCTCACTTTTGTGATCTCGGATGCCATCCGTCACTTCTGGGGGGCAGACATCAAGAGCGTGTCACCGCCCGCACCGTTCGAGGGGCCGGTCACGCTGGGCGGCCTGGTGTTCCCCAGTTATCCCTTCGTGCTGATCGTCCTGGGCGTGGTGGTCTTCCTGGTGATGCGCTGGATCCTGCGCGGCACGCTGGCCGGCGCGAAGATTCGCGCGGTGACGGCCGACCCGCAGATGAGCGGCACGCTGGGCCTGCCCGTGCTCAGGATTTCCATGCTGACCTTCGCGGCGGGTATTGGTCTCGCCGCGTTCGGGGGGGCGGTGGGAAGCCCGCAACTGGCGCTCACGCCCACCCTGGACTCGACCATGACCCTCTTTGCTCTGATTGTCGTGGTCATCGGCGGTCTGGGCAGCATCGAGGGTGCCTTTATAGCGGCGGTGCTGGTCGGCCTGGTAAACGGCTTCGGCGCGGTGTACTTTCCCGCCTTCGCGCAGATGGCGGTGTTCGCGCTAATGATCCTGGTGATCGCGGTTCGCCCGCAGGGCCTGCTGGGGCGCAAATTGGGGAACGCATGACCGCCCAGGCTGCGCCTTCCACCCGTCCCAGTCCCTTGCGGATGATCCTGTTCGTCGGGGCAGCCCTGCTCCTGGCCCTCCCCCTCTTGCTGGGCGGCTACCCGTTGTACCTCGCCACCGAGGCCCTGTGCTGGGCCATCGCTGCCGCCGCGTTGGATCTGCTGGTCGGCTATCTGGGGCTGACCCCCCTGGGGCACATCGCCATGTGGGGGCTGGGCGGGTACACCGCGGCGCTGCTGGTGAAAGCCGGTCTGCCCATGCCGCTGGTGCTGGCCGCCGCCGCCCTGATCGCGACGATCTATTCCGCCCTGACCGCGCCGCTGGCCCTGAGGGCGGGGGGCATCTTCTTCCTGATGATCACCCTGGCGTTCGCGCAGATGCTCCAGGCTTTAATAGACAAGTGGAGCGCCGTCACGGGCGGCACCGATGGCCTGACGTTCCAGCCAGGGGTGGACAGTACCGTCCTGTACCTCATCACGCTTGCTGCCCTCGCGCTCAGCCTCTTCCTGCTGACTCGCCTGACCCGTTCCCCTTTCGGCCGGGTTCTGGAGGCCATCCGCCAGAATGAGGGCCGTGCGCGGGCCCTGGGCTACCCCGTGTTCGCCTACAAGTACGGTGCCGTTCTGATTGCCTCGGCGTTCATTGGTCTGGCTGGAGCGCTGGGCGCATACCACCGGGGCATCGTCACTCCCAGTGACGTGTTCTGGCTTCAGAGCGCCGTCCTCCTGATCATGGTGCTGCTGGGTGGGGCGCGTTCCCTGTGGGGTCCCGTGCTGGGTGCCGTGCTTTACACGGTGCTGCAAGCACTCGTGAGTTCTCAGACGGACCTGTGGGCGGGGCTGGTGGGTGCCCTCCTGATCGTTCTGGTGCTCACGGGCCGCGGTGGCCTGTGGGCGATCCTCCACCGGAGGCAGGCATGACCCCACAGACCCGGACCGGTCTGGCCCTGCGCATCGAGAACGTCACCCGGCGTTTTGGCGGCGTCACGGCCCTGAAGGACGTCCGTGTGAATGTCCCGCCCGGCGCGCGGCACGCGGTGATC encodes the following:
- a CDS encoding branched-chain amino acid ABC transporter permease, encoding MTAQAAPSTRPSPLRMILFVGAALLLALPLLLGGYPLYLATEALCWAIAAAALDLLVGYLGLTPLGHIAMWGLGGYTAALLVKAGLPMPLVLAAAALIATIYSALTAPLALRAGGIFFLMITLAFAQMLQALIDKWSAVTGGTDGLTFQPGVDSTVLYLITLAALALSLFLLTRLTRSPFGRVLEAIRQNEGRARALGYPVFAYKYGAVLIASAFIGLAGALGAYHRGIVTPSDVFWLQSAVLLIMVLLGGARSLWGPVLGAVLYTVLQALVSSQTDLWAGLVGALLIVLVLTGRGGLWAILHRRQA
- the pcaH gene encoding protocatechuate 3,4-dioxygenase subunit beta, with amino-acid sequence MTQSPPRPQAAGSVHAPHLYPPYTSSVKRAPHELLIPLPAALENLHGPVFGADRLRPGDNDTTRNARLNGEPLGERVIVRGRLLDSTGRPIRGALIETWQANAAGRYIHQRDQHDAPLDPNFTGTARMLTDEHGEYELITIRPGAYPWGNHPNAWRPAHIHFSVFGTNFTQRLVSQMYFPGDPLLAYDPIYQSIPDEKGRARLISRFDLDLTQPNWALGFRFDIVLGGRAQTPFEEPDHEH
- a CDS encoding branched-chain amino acid ABC transporter permease; protein product: MQLVLFQLVNSLAFGMLLFLLSAGFSLIFGVARVANLAHGAFYVLSAYIGYTVSQASGNFWLGVLVATAAGAVLGVIADRLLLSRLHGQELRQVLLTLGLTFVISDAIRHFWGADIKSVSPPAPFEGPVTLGGLVFPSYPFVLIVLGVVVFLVMRWILRGTLAGAKIRAVTADPQMSGTLGLPVLRISMLTFAAGIGLAAFGGAVGSPQLALTPTLDSTMTLFALIVVVIGGLGSIEGAFIAAVLVGLVNGFGAVYFPAFAQMAVFALMILVIAVRPQGLLGRKLGNA
- the pcaG gene encoding protocatechuate 3,4-dioxygenase subunit alpha — its product is MSTEPRPRLAPEASNIPEGTFGPSPSQTVGPYVHQGLVDFQGLTGLLGDRTVESGSDVPGERITLVGRVLDGDGQPVEDAVIEVWQADASGQYAHSADAAFVGYSRTHTRTADRSYSIRTVKPGQAGPGLAPRLNIWLGMRGLLTHLITAVYFSDEDNSTDPVLALVPEERRHTLIARREETPDGTVYRFDFHMQGEDETVFFAP
- a CDS encoding ABC transporter substrate-binding protein, with product MSQQHPEPQPVPPGLPAVQQGVRVVLKLGVRATSLNPTSRSKERSRVISLSSRTRPELTHPRLSCPTGLQQEQGEQFLGAEFASLAAMRLQERSWGRGRNSTLPPPAVPVPTSSFAAAPAKLFVTDEHPTGESKSDLYTALQRHTRKDIPTLGARFRSDQKGRIMKKKALAVVTVVLGVSGTWTAFAQGSNTIKIGVLMPASGVYAQLGEEGYKGFTLYLDSIGNQVAGKKLQLIREDEEADPAVALRKANKLISSDKVDILAGVVLTPSAYALTDVVEEAKVPLIVFNAAGNALTRERKNPYVFRVSGNAWQYNNPFGKYVATKVSKNTFLVAADYAFGKESLADFKQSYTKAGGKIAGEVYTPLGSTDFSPYLARIAAARPQAVYAVLSGSDAVLFMKQFAQFGLQKSVKLAVFGDMTDEKFIDAVGDSAVGAISALPWAQDLPNAQNQAFTTAYKNKYKGDLPGVFAQRGWDTARVIVEALKKTKGNVSNTEELLAAMRSVTFPSPRGVFRFDPSTQNVINPMYVREVVKTPQGLINRFVTNLGTFKDPGK
- the pcaD gene encoding 3-oxoadipate enol-lactonase gives rise to the protein MTFLDTGSLVLHVHASGPEAAPPLVFLNPIGSNLNVWDDTVRKLGHAFRSVQYDLRGQGLSDVPEGEYCLDDHVTDLLDLLDALGLEQVSLVGCSLGGVVAQAFALAHPARVARLVLLDTLPRIGTFESWQARIEQIKAEGLPALAPTLVQRWFAPAFFQEQPAAARGYTALLARSPQTGYLGSCAALRDADLRGRMQALRLPTLVLCGEHDLSTPPDTCQALAEQLGAEFEQIRGAAHLPMVEQPGEVARLLREFLHPTSGTRRYDQGMAVRRQVLGGAHVDRASADTTSLDRDFQTFITEYAWGGPWSRGHLDTRTRHLLTLAVLTALPREHELEMHVRATRNTGVTEDDLREVFLHVAVYAGVPVANRAFQIAKRVLSERNVP